The following coding sequences lie in one Lolium perenne isolate Kyuss_39 chromosome 2, Kyuss_2.0, whole genome shotgun sequence genomic window:
- the LOC127333839 gene encoding trimethyltridecatetraene synthase-like, producing MELTHTLYMAFAFALVIIVLSSYVFFRCGSRKALNLPPGPRGWPVLGSLGALAGAIPPHRALAALAARHGPLMHLRLGSYHAVVASSADTARLVLKTHDLVFADRPRTTAGEHAAYGYRGIVHTPYGAYWRMARRLCATELFSTRRVDSYEYIRTQELRALMRGLFERAGRAVEVREHLADATLRNVLRMAVGGKWSGCYGSADGEAFRRTLDEAFTVTGAVSNVGEWVPWLGWLDVQGCGRSMKRLSKVYDRFLERILDDHDEERRRRREATTYTAAAKPAAASKDLVDVLLQLAEEEDETVGTSSSEARLTRDGVKAFIQDIIAGGTESSAVTMEWALSELLRRPDAAAAATEELDRVVGRGRWVEERDLEHLPYIDAVVKETMRLHPVGPLLVPHMAREHTVVAGYDIPAGARVLVNVWAIARDPASWPDRPNEFLPERFIGSAVDVRGQHFELLPFGAGRRICPAHGLAMKVVGAGLANLLHGFAWRLPDGVSPEDVSMEELFGLSTRRKVPLVALPEPRLPAHLYAADD from the coding sequence ATGGAGCTGACACACACACTGTACATGGCCTTCGCCTTCGCCTTGGTCATCATCGTCCTCAGCAGCTACGTCTTCTTCCGGTGTGGCAGCCGTAAGGCCTTAAACCTCCCGCCAGGCCCGCGAGGGTGGCCGGTACTCGGCAGCCTAGGTGCCCTGGCCGGCGCGATTCCGCCGCACCGCGCGCTGGCCGCACTCGCCGCGCGCCACGGCCCGCTCATGCACCTCCGCCTAGGCTCCTACCACGCCGTCGTCGCATCTTCTGCGGACACCGCCAGGCTCGTTCTCAAGACCCACGACCTCGTCTTCGCCGACCGGCCGCGCACCACCGCTGGCGAGCATGCCGCGTACGGCTACCGTGGCATAGTGCACACACCCTACGGGGCGTACTGGCGCATGGCACGCAGGCTCTGCGCCACCGAGCTCTTCTCCACGCGCCGCGTCGACTCCTACGAGTACATCCGGACGCAGGAGCTCCGGGCGCTCATGCGCGGCCTGTTCGAGCGAGCCGGCCGTGCTGTCGAAGTCAGAGAGCATCTGGCGGACGCCACGCTGCGGAACGTGCTGCGCATGGCCGTCGGAGGGAAGTGGTCCGGCTGCTATGGCAGCGCTGACGGCGAGGCGTTCCGTCGTACGCTGGACGAGGCGTTCACGGTGACTGGCGCCGTAAGCAACGTAGGTGAGTGGGTGCCCTGGCTCGGATGGCTCGACGTGCAGGGCTGTGGTAGGAGCATGAAGCGGCTGAGCAAGGTGTATGACCGGTTCCTCGAAAGGATTCTCGACGACCACGACGaggagcggcgacggcggcgtgagGCTACGACATACACCGCAGCAGCCAAGCCTGCGGCGGCGTCGAAGGACCTTGTCGACGTGCTGCTGCAGCTCGCTGAGGAAGAGGACGAGACGGTTGGGACGTCGTCGTCGGAGGCCAGGCTCACGCGCGACGGCGTAAAGGCGTTCATCCAGGACATCATAGCAGGAGGCACGGAGAGCTCGGCGGTGACCATGGAATGGGCCCTATCGGAGCTCCTCCGCAGGCCGGACGCCGCAGCTGCCGCCACCGAGGAGCTCGACCGTGTCGTGGGTCGCGGCCGATGGGTCGAGGAGCGCGACCTGGAGCACCTCCCCTACATCGACGCCGTCGTCAAGGAGACGATGCGGCTGCACCCGGTGGGCCCTCTCCTCGTCCCGCACATGGCCCGAGAGCACACGGTGGTCGCCGGCTACGACATCCCCGCCGGCGCGCGCGTGCTAGTGAACGTGTGGGCCATTGCGCGAGACCCGGCGTCGTGGCCCGACCGGCCCAACGAGTTCCTGCCGGAACGGTTCATCGGGAGCGCGGTGGACGTGCGCGGGCAGCACTTCGAGCTGCTGCCGTTCGGCGCCGGGCGGCGTATTTGCCCGGCGCACGGCCTGGCAATGAAGGTTGTCGGCGCCGGTTTGGCGAACCTGCTGCACGGGTTCGCGTGGCGGCTGCCTGACGGGGTGTCGCCGGAGGACGTGAGCATGGAAGAGCTCTTCGGGCTGTCTACGCGACGGAAGGTGCCGCTCGTTGCTCTCCCGGAGCCCAGACTGCCGGCGCACCTCTACGCAGCCGATGACTGA
- the LOC127333834 gene encoding fasciclin-like arabinogalactan protein 16 yields the protein MGAPLYGAVLLFLVLSAATADVVPEQQQQQQKQPALPSSQSAAGGAGSSSNSSTVGVNSNSVLVALLDSHYTELAELVEKALLLQSLEDAVGRGNVTIFAPRNQALEQDLDPEFRAFLLEPRNLRSLQRLLLFHVLPSRLHSASGAWPAAGAASTARMTLSGEHLELSADAENSMLVGAAAVTKPDAVVRPDGVIHGIERLLVPRSVQEDFNRRRSLAAISAVLPTGAPEVDPRTHRLKKPAPPVPLGAPPVLPVWDAMAPGPSIAPAPAPGPNSGKAHFDGHSQVKDFIQTLVLYGGYNELADILVNLTSLATEMGRLVSEGYVLTVLAPNDEAMARLTTDQLSEPGSPENILYYHMVPEYQTEESMYNAVRRFGTVRYDTLRLPQKVTAREADGSVKFGHGEGSAYLFDPDIYTDGRISVQGIDAVLFPPVDDTAKTGGAVEAAPARRAPAVTGTAKSKLRRGRLLEGACQMMGVFVRRSRFTSCEY from the coding sequence ATGGGCGCGCCGCTCTACGGCGCTGTCCTCCTCTTCCTGGTTCTCTCCGCGGCCACCGCGGATGTGGTgccggagcagcagcagcagcagcagaagcAGCCCGCATTGCCCTCCTCCCAGTCGGCGGCGGGTGGCgccggcagcagcagcaacagctccACGGTGGGGGTGAACTCCAACTCCGTGCTGGTGGCGCTGCTGGACTCGCACTACACGGAGCTGGCGGAGCTGGTGGAGAAGGCGCTGCTGCTGCAGTCCCTGGAGGACGCCGTGGGCCGTGGCAACGTCACCATCTTCGCCCCGAGAAACCAGGCCCTGGAGCAGGACCTGGACCCGGAGTTCCGCGCCTTCCTCCTCGAGCCCCGCAACCTGCGCTCCCTCCAGCGCCTCCTCCTCTTCCACGTCCTCCCCTCCCGCCTCCACTCCGCCTCGGGCGCCTggcccgccgccggcgccgcctccaCCGCGCGGATGACGCTCTCCGGCGAGCACCTCGAGCTCTCCGCCGACGCTGAAAACAGCATGCTCGTCGGCGCGGCGGCGGTGACAAAACCCGACGCGGTGGTGCGGCCCGACGGCGTGATCCACGGCATCGAGCGGCTCCTGGTCCCACGGTCCGTGCAGGAGGACTTCAACCGGCGGCGCAGCCTGGCGGCGATCTCGGCGGTGCTCCCCACGGGGGCGCCCGAGGTGGACCCGAGGACGCACCGGCTGAAGAAGCCCGCCCCGCCCGTGCCCCTCGGCGCGCCGCCCGTGCTGCCCGTGTGGGACGCCATGGCGCCCGGGCCCTCCATCGCGCCGGCGCCCGCGCCCGGGCCCAACTCCGGGAAGGCCCACTTCGACGGGCACAGCCAGGTGAAGGACTTCATCCAGACCCTCGTCCTCTACGGCGGGTACAACGAGCTGGCCGACATCCTGGTGAACCTCACCTCGCTGGCCACCGAGATGGGGCGGCTGGTGTCCGAGGGGTACGTGCTCACGGTGCTGGCGCCCAACGACGAGGCCATGGCGCGGCTCACCACCGACCAGCTCAGCGAGCCAGGGTCGCCAGAGAACATCCTCTACTACCACATGGTGCCCGAGTACCAGACGGAGGAGAGCATGTACAACGCGGTGAGGAGGTTCGGGACTGTCAGGTACGACACGTTGAGGCTGCCGCAGAAGGTCACCGCCAGGGAGGCCGACGGCTCCGTCAAGTTCGGCCACGGCGAGGGCTCCGCCTACCTCTTCGACCCGGACATCTACACCGACGGCAGGATCTCCGTGCAGGGCATCGACGCCGTGCTCTTCCCGCCTGTCGACGACACCGCCAAGACCGGCGGCGCTGTCGAAGCCGCGCCCGCTAGGAGGGCCCCCGCCGTCACCGGCACCGCCAAGTCCAAGCTCCGACGAG